In Silene latifolia isolate original U9 population chromosome 3, ASM4854445v1, whole genome shotgun sequence, a single window of DNA contains:
- the LOC141646802 gene encoding uncharacterized protein LOC141646802: MASYIFSIIIFCYAAILSSEATLLPLLAYGAARKHMMLHGQGNGQGQGQAFGNLGFQGGANVGGQGAAQIGGQALGGASGAGQIGGSGEASEGGQIGGSGGASGGGAGQIGGSGEASGAGQIGGSGGVSGGGALKIGGFGEASGRGGIGGGASDSGQIGGSGGAGGEGEASEQIGGSGAGGEGEALGDTSGKFDASNESGGAADASKQGDASGQGEGGASGYGQVSGQVGGGDSGTGQIEGLVGAAGEGDTSGKVGGSAGASGSGQVFGQGGFSGGVSGSGQASGDASGQANASGAGDASGQIGGGASGGGQALGHFKGQFSGGISGRGHLAGQASKSSESEASKDPDSTRRKSRKLLEVANQLIR; this comes from the exons ATGGCATCATACATATTCAGCATTATTATATTTTGCTAT gCTGCAATTTTATCTAGCGAAGCAACACTCCTCCCTCTTTTAGCTTATGGAGCAGCAAGAAAGCACATGATGTTACATGGACAAGGTAACGGGCAAGGACAAGGACAAGCATTTGGTAATTTAGGATTTCAAGGAGGGGCTAATGTTGGGGGGCAAGGTGCCGCACAAATAGGAGGACAAGCTTTAGGAGGAGCTAGTGGTGCTGGCCAAATTGGAGGCTCTGGGGAAGCTAGCGAGGGTGGACAAATCGGAGGCTCTGGTGGAGCGAGTGGGGGAGGGGCTGGGCAAATTGGAGGCTCTGGGGAAGCTAGTGGGGCTGGACAAATTGGAGGCTCTGGTGGAGTGAGCGGAGGAGGGGCTTTGAAAATTGGAGGCTTTGGGGAAGCTAGCGGGAGAGGAGGAATTGGAGGGGGGGCTAGCGATAGTGGACAAATTGGAGGTTCGGGAGGAGCTggtggagaaggagaagcatcagAGCAAATTGGAGGTTCAGGAGCTggtggagaaggagaagcattAGGAGATACATCAGGAAAATTCGATGCTTCTAATGAAAGTGGAGGTGCAGCAGATGCGTCAAAACAAGGAGATGCATCTGGACAAGGTGAAGGAGGAGCTAGTGGCTATGGGCAAGTATCTGGACAAGTTGGAGGGGGAGATAGCGGCACTGGACAAATTGAAGGTTTAGtgggagccgctggagaaggagATACATCAGGGAAAGTTGGAGGTTCAGCTGGAGCTAGTGGCTCTGGGCAAGTATTTGGACAAGGTGGATTTTCAGGAGGAGTTAGTGGTTCGGGACAAGCATCAGGAGATGCGTCTGGGCAAGCTAATGCTTCCGGAGCAGGAGATGCATCTGGACAAATTGGAGGTGGGGCTAGTGGCGGAGGGCAGGCATTAGGACACTTCAAAGGTCAGTTCTCTGGTGGAATTTCTGGTCGCGGTCATTTAGCCGGTCAAGCATCAAAGTCTAGTGAAAGTGAAGCTTCCAAAGATCCAGATTCAACAAGAAGAAAATCCAGAAAACTTTTAGAAGTTGCAAATCAATTGATAAGATAA